GCGCCCCCGCGCCCTCCTCCTTTGCCAAACAAAACCCGGGGCCCTTGCAAACCCCGGATCCCGCGCCGGACTGCGGCCCGGAGAAACCGGCCGCGCACCCCTCGCAAATGCCTAGCTGATAGCCATCTGGCCCGGTGCCAGGTCGACCGCCAGGTTCTTATTGATCATCTCGCACAGCGCCAGGATATCGAACGGTTTGGTGATATAATCGGCCGCACCGATCTCTTTCGCCTCGGTGACGAGGTCCAGTTCGCCGTAAGCGGTCATCATGATAACCCGCTCGCCGATACCGAGCCGCCTGAGTTCGCGCAGCGTCTCGATGCCGTCCATGCCGGGCATCTTCATATCCATGAGAATCAGCGCCGGCCGGTGGTCGCGGGCCTTCTGCAGCCCATCGTAACCGTTGGACGCCTCCAGAACGGCATAGCCTTCCTCCTGCAGCACCTCCATCAGCAGCCGCCGGATACCGGGCTGATCATCGATAACAAGCACTACGGGTCTTTTCACCGCCATAAGAGAAACCTCCCGCTGACTGAGTAGTACTTCCCTATTCCCCATCGCCCGACAATTCTCCTCCTAGAAATTGGAAAAAAATCAGCGTTTTCGAATTTTTTTCGCGCACCGTCAGCCGCGCGTCAGGCGCGACCTGGCAAAACGCCAGAGGGACAGCAGTCTGCCGGCCGTTTCGTTGTGGTAAATCTCCAGCGAATATTGGGCATTCCTGTCGTCGACGGTAAAAGCAATGTCGTTCTCCGGCGTCGGCAGCCCCCAGGTCGTATATATAGGCCGGCCGTCCTTCAGCACGCTGATCCGGAAAGCCGAATCGCGCAGATAAAGCGGATACTTGACCCGCACCGCGTGGGGATGGGCGGCGTCGATCGGGATATCCCGCCCCAGCACCGTCAGCGGGTACTCGCTCCTGCCCCAGCCCGTCTTGCTGCGCGGCCCGTAGACAACCACCGGCGCCGGCGCGTAATAATCGAGATAAGCCCTGACAAGCTCGCCGGCGGTCGCGAACGACAGCAGCCCCATGTCGGCGTAGCGCTCCTTCAGATAGGCCAGATGCCCTTCGAGAGCGGCGAACTGGCCGCCGGCGGTGCTCTGCCAGCCACCCTCGCCCATGATGAACATCACATGCGTAAAACCGACAATCGCGTGCACCCCGGGCACCGCCTTGCCGCCCGCGGTATAAGCCGCCATCCCCTCGTCCGCCTTGGCGTTCATCACCGCCGCGCTCTGGCTGTCGTACTGGATGAAATCCTTCGGCGTCGGCCGGAACTCGACCAACCCGATAGCCTTCAGATCGGCGGCCCGGGTGTTGATATCGTCCGGTTTTGCCAGATAAATCGCCTGGCTCCAGTCGCCGGCCGTAATGCCGCCGCGGTTGCCGTCCGCGTCGCTCCCCGCCAGCAGGCCGATCCGGCGGTACACCCGCGTGCTCATCGCCTCGTTCGCCTCGCCGTTGCCGAAATCGAACGACCCGACCCGCGCGGTTATCAGCTGGCCGTGCGGCGAAGCGGCCGCAAGCTCGTCCAATTTACGCTGGTAAACATACAGGAAGCCCGTCCGGCCCGTGCGGTCGCGGTAACCGCCCTCGCTCCCAAGCGAATGCGCCCAGCCGTGGCGCAGGTGGTTGGCCCACAGCCCGTCCACCGCCGGGTTATACGACAGCACGTTGCCAGGCAGCAAAGGATCGTAATCGGAATGGAGATGGATGCCGTACTCGTGGCCGCGGGCCGACTGGCTCCGCACCGACTGCGCGATCGCCGCCGCCGCCTTCTGCCACTCGCCCGTCGCCGACTGCCCGGCCGCCCACTCGGCGGCGTTCACCAGCGGCCAGGCGATATAATGGGTCCAACGGGCGCCGTACTTCTCGGCGATACCGTTCACCCGCTCCGCCTTGGCCACCATCTGCACCGTCAGCTCCTGCGGCTGCAGCCAGCCGTCGGCGTTGCCCCACGCCGCTCCGTAACCGGCGCCGTCAATAGCCTCCAGATCCTCGGTCATCACATAGAAAACCTTGCCCGGCCGCGGGTCGGTCACCGTCACCAGCGTCCCGGCCGGCGCCGCCGCCCCGTTCACCGTAAAAGCCAGCGGCCACGGACGGCCGAGATTGACCGCGTCCGGCCGCCGCGCCTGCACCTCCCAGGTCAGGCGACGCTTCTCGCCCGGCGCCAGGCTGGCGACAAGCTGCTGCCTGTCCCCCGCCGCCGCCAGGCCGTAGCCGAACGGCTCGACCAGCGCCACCGCCACGTTAGCCAGCGGCCGGGGGGAAATATTCTCCACATCGGCGGCCACCGTCACCGCCTGGCCCACAGCGGCCGACAGCGTCGCCGCGGCCGGCGTCACGCGCACCGCCCGCGCGGGCACGCTCTCCAGCCCCAGCGCCGTCACCAGCGCGTGCTGGCCCTGGCCCACCACCACACTCAGCCGGAACCTGGCCGCCTTCGCCGCCGCCTCCGGCCGGTGGGCGGCGAACAGCGCCGCCACGTCATGGTCGAAAGCCAGCCAGTCGCCGACATAATTGGCCGTATAGCGGCCGTCCAGCCACTTGGCCGCCTTATCGTCCGCCGGCAGCGGGCCGGTATAAACCCAGCCCACCGTCCCCAGCGGCCGGCCGCCCTCGTCCAGGGCGGTCAGCTTCAGCCTGCCCGTCCCCATCGTCGACAAAAACTGCACGCGGCCCCGGCCGGCAAGTTCGCCCGCCGGCGCCTCACGGAAATACTCCAGCTCGCCCTGTCCGCCGGCCGCCAGCTCCAGCGCCGCCTCCGCGGACAGAAAAGCCCCCTTCACAACCCGGCAGCTGTTGCCGGCGCCCTTCTCGATCACATTCCCCGGCACGCCCCAGGCCGCCAGCGCCGCCGGCGGCTGCGGCGCCAGGCCGGCCGACGGCGCGGACCTGTCAAGCCCGCACCCGGTCAGCAGCAGCGCGGCCACCGCCGCCACACAAAACCATCTGCCCATAGCCGTCACCCCAGCGGCGGCCAGAAGGCCGCGCCGACGAACACCACCGCCGCCACAAGCGCCGCCAGCGCCGCCAGCAGCGGCGTCAGCAGCACCAGTGTCGCCTTGGCCACGCTCAGGCCGTGGACGCCCCGGATGGCGACCACCGTCAGCGCCAGCACCCAGAAAATCAGCACAAGCACCCCCGCGGCAAAAAGCATCGCCGCCGCCCCTGCCGGCAGCAGCAGCCCGGCCACCGCCAGCGGCACGGCGAAAATAAACGGCAAATGCGCAAAACCGATCGCCGCGAACAGGCCGACCGCCGTCCCCTGGCCGCCGAAAAGTTCAGCAATCAGCTGCAGCACGGCCGAACCCACGAACCACATCAGCAGCCGGACGCAGACCGCCGCGGCGAAGAACACGCCGGCGAACTTCCCGGCGGCCGTCGCCTGAAGAGCGAAATATATCGCCCCCGCCGGAATGATGATACTCAGCAGGAAAGCGGCGAACGCCTGCCCCACCGGGCGGCGGGCCGCGATCTGCCGCATCGCCGCGGCCGGGCTGAAGATAACGTCATAAAGCAGCTCAAGAAACGGTCCCATTCCCCTCACCTACCACTTTTCCGGAATCGCCAGCGGCGCGGTCAGCGGCGCATCCTGCCTGATCTGACGGAAAAACAGCCTCTCCAGGCTCACGTCCTCGCCGGAGCCGAACAGCAGCGACCACGGGCTGACCTTGCCATACTCCTTCAGCACCGGCTTGCCCTTGATCCCGGCCATCGCCGCCACCCCGTCGATCGCGTCGTACATCGTCCCCAGCTCATCCACCAGGCCGAGCTCCTTCGCCTGGCTGCCGGTATAAATCCGCCCGTCGGCCAGCTGGCGCACCCTGGCAGGCTCCATCTTCCGCCCCTCGGCCACCACAGCCACAAACTGGCCGTACAGATCATCCACCATCACCTGGATGATGGCCCGTTCCTCGGCCGTCATCGGCCGGTCGGGGGAAAGGATATCCTTATGCGGGCCGCTCTTGATCTTCTCCGAGCGGATGCCGATCTTATTATAAAGCTCCTGCCAGTTCGCGTACGGGATATACACGCCGATGCTGCCCGTCAGCGTCGCCGGGTTGGCGTAAATGCGGTCGGTCACCGCCGCCAGCCAGTAGCCGCCCGAAGCGGCCACATCGCCCATCGACGCCACCACCGGCTTGCCGGTCGCGCGGAGCTTCTTGATCTCCGTCCCCACCTCCTGGGAAGCGGGCGCGCTGCCGCCGGGGCTGTTGATCCGCAGCACCACCGCCTTCACCGCCGCGTCGTCGCG
This DNA window, taken from Sporomusaceae bacterium, encodes the following:
- a CDS encoding response regulator; this translates as MAVKRPVVLVIDDQPGIRRLLMEVLQEEGYAVLEASNGYDGLQKARDHRPALILMDMKMPGMDGIETLRELRRLGIGERVIMMTAYGELDLVTEAKEIGAADYITKPFDILALCEMINKNLAVDLAPGQMAIS
- a CDS encoding Yip1 family protein, whose amino-acid sequence is MGPFLELLYDVIFSPAAAMRQIAARRPVGQAFAAFLLSIIIPAGAIYFALQATAAGKFAGVFFAAAVCVRLLMWFVGSAVLQLIAELFGGQGTAVGLFAAIGFAHLPFIFAVPLAVAGLLLPAGAAAMLFAAGVLVLIFWVLALTVVAIRGVHGLSVAKATLVLLTPLLAALAALVAAVVFVGAAFWPPLG
- the sppA gene encoding signal peptide peptidase SppA, with the translated sequence MFKRSVVLLIAGVVVVSLAAAAFLVPGMKSKRSGGERSKVAIIYVDGVIVGGRGQAGLLGESGGTDAIIKQLHQARDDAAVKAVVLRINSPGGSAPASQEVGTEIKKLRATGKPVVASMGDVAASGGYWLAAVTDRIYANPATLTGSIGVYIPYANWQELYNKIGIRSEKIKSGPHKDILSPDRPMTAEERAIIQVMVDDLYGQFVAVVAEGRKMEPARVRQLADGRIYTGSQAKELGLVDELGTMYDAIDGVAAMAGIKGKPVLKEYGKVSPWSLLFGSGEDVSLERLFFRQIRQDAPLTAPLAIPEKW